The Bacillus oleivorans genome has a window encoding:
- a CDS encoding NAD-dependent malic enzyme — protein MAYNNLVARVELKNISFGEVASVIAKAGGDIVSIDVISSSGESSVRDITIEVRDIEEERVLDHLKAIPGVKVINVSDRTFLAHLGGKISTKTKIPIKNRDDLSRVYTPGVARVCSAISEDPRKAYSLTIKRNTVAVISDGSAVLGLGNIGPLASAPVMEGKAMLFKQLADVDAFPICLDTQDTEEIIQTIKNIAPIFGGINLEDISSPRCFEIEQRLSEELDIPVFHDDQHGTAVVVVAGLLNALKVVGKKIENVRVVVNGIGAAGVAICKMLINAGVKRLVPVDRDGAIINGGTYPYPMWQWLAEQDQVEKQQGTLRDVIKDADVFIGVSRGGVLSAEDVQKMAEDPIVFAMANPNPEISPEEALEHVRVFATGRSDYPNQINNVLAFPGIYRGALDCRATHINEPMKLAAARAIAAVVTDKELNEHYIIPSIFNEQVVSKVRHAVIQTAILTGVSRRIPKDFR, from the coding sequence ATGGCTTACAATAATTTAGTAGCTCGAGTTGAATTAAAAAATATTTCGTTTGGTGAAGTCGCTTCTGTTATCGCAAAAGCAGGGGGAGATATTGTATCAATTGATGTGATTAGCTCTAGCGGGGAATCTTCAGTACGCGACATCACAATTGAAGTAAGGGATATAGAGGAGGAACGGGTTCTTGATCATCTGAAAGCAATCCCAGGTGTTAAAGTAATTAACGTTTCAGATCGAACATTTCTCGCGCATTTAGGCGGAAAAATATCGACGAAAACAAAGATACCTATTAAAAATAGAGATGATTTATCAAGGGTTTACACTCCAGGCGTTGCTCGTGTATGTTCCGCTATTTCTGAAGATCCGCGGAAAGCCTATTCTCTGACGATTAAAAGGAATACTGTCGCCGTTATCTCAGACGGGAGTGCCGTACTCGGTCTTGGAAATATAGGACCGCTAGCATCGGCTCCAGTCATGGAAGGTAAAGCTATGTTATTTAAACAATTAGCGGATGTCGATGCCTTTCCAATTTGTTTGGATACACAGGATACAGAGGAGATCATTCAAACAATAAAAAATATAGCGCCTATTTTTGGCGGGATTAATTTAGAAGATATCAGTTCACCACGCTGTTTCGAAATTGAACAGCGTTTGAGTGAAGAATTAGATATTCCGGTTTTTCATGATGATCAGCATGGAACCGCTGTGGTTGTCGTTGCAGGTCTTTTAAATGCTTTAAAAGTTGTCGGTAAAAAAATTGAAAACGTTCGTGTGGTTGTGAATGGAATCGGAGCAGCCGGCGTTGCCATTTGTAAAATGCTTATCAATGCGGGTGTAAAGCGCCTTGTTCCCGTGGACCGTGATGGAGCAATCATTAATGGCGGAACCTATCCTTATCCAATGTGGCAATGGCTCGCCGAACAAGATCAAGTTGAAAAGCAGCAAGGAACATTAAGAGACGTTATTAAAGATGCAGATGTTTTTATCGGCGTATCAAGGGGCGGTGTTTTGTCGGCTGAAGACGTTCAGAAAATGGCAGAAGATCCAATCGTTTTTGCGATGGCTAACCCTAATCCCGAGATTTCCCCAGAAGAAGCTCTTGAACATGTTAGAGTATTTGCAACAGGACGCAGTGATTACCCAAACCAAATTAATAACGTTCTAGCATTCCCTGGCATTTATCGTGGAGCTCTCGATTGTCGGGCAACTCATATTAATGAGCCTATGAAGCTTGCTGCAGCTCGTGCGATTGCTGCGGTCGTAACGGATAAAGAATTGAACGAGCACTATATTATTCCGAGTATTTTTAACGAGCAAGTCGTTTCAAAAGTACGACATGCTGTTATACAAACAGCTATTTTAACAGGGGTATCCCGTCGTATCCCCAAAGATTTTAGATAG
- a CDS encoding M14 family zinc carboxypeptidase, with protein sequence MSLRKKILAVSLSSLIALGTLTAVTLPAGAVGNGPEPGHGSIQTSILHTYESMADYLKTQDAKQDAMELEVIGQTVKGRDIYLAKYISNPENPTILFLTQQHGNEQLTTEGALEFIKHLGTNKTKGVLENVNILVLPMLNADGAMGDVNFSLDDYLADGDRHLTRYNANEVDLNREHDKAVEDMEVEVKALHENVFAKYDIDYMIDLHHQGAMNETEGELVSGSILYPTNSAVKPEVLEGSKKLGAVVYNALENTGWGHIGKYNGGSGANIGRNGAAVRYDISTLLFEMRGMSDHYIESYALGQKSNGYLIKQTIITLDTTVRAIADGSIENADTSFWDTLPTQTTRPGEEDSE encoded by the coding sequence ATGAGTTTGAGAAAAAAAATCTTAGCTGTTTCTTTATCTAGTTTAATCGCATTAGGGACTCTTACCGCTGTAACTCTTCCAGCGGGTGCTGTTGGAAATGGTCCAGAACCTGGCCATGGTTCCATCCAAACATCAATCCTGCATACTTATGAAAGCATGGCAGACTACCTCAAAACTCAAGATGCAAAGCAAGACGCGATGGAGCTTGAAGTCATTGGACAGACTGTTAAAGGACGAGATATTTATCTAGCAAAATACATCTCTAATCCAGAAAATCCAACTATTTTATTTCTAACTCAGCAGCATGGAAACGAACAGCTTACAACTGAAGGAGCTCTAGAATTTATCAAACACTTAGGTACCAACAAAACAAAAGGTGTTTTGGAAAATGTAAACATACTTGTTCTTCCAATGCTGAATGCAGACGGTGCCATGGGTGATGTTAATTTTTCGCTTGATGACTACTTAGCAGACGGGGATCGCCATCTTACCCGTTATAATGCAAATGAAGTTGACTTAAACCGGGAACATGATAAAGCTGTTGAGGATATGGAAGTTGAAGTAAAAGCATTGCATGAAAATGTGTTTGCAAAATACGATATTGATTACATGATTGATTTACACCATCAAGGAGCAATGAACGAAACGGAGGGTGAACTTGTTTCTGGATCCATCCTATATCCAACGAATTCCGCAGTAAAACCAGAAGTTTTAGAAGGATCTAAAAAGCTTGGGGCTGTAGTGTATAACGCACTTGAAAATACGGGTTGGGGCCACATAGGTAAATATAATGGCGGAAGTGGTGCCAATATTGGGCGTAATGGAGCTGCGGTTCGTTATGATATTTCAACCCTTCTTTTTGAAATGCGCGGAATGTCTGATCACTATATCGAGTCATACGCCCTAGGTCAAAAAAGTAATGGGTATTTGATTAAGCAAACGATTATTACATTAGACACAACGGTAAGAGCCATTGCAGATGGATCAATTGAAAATGCTGATACAAGCTTCTGGGATACTCTTCCGACGCAAACAACAAGACCAGGTGAAGAAGATAGTGAATAA
- a CDS encoding histidine phosphatase family protein — MRRLILDLLRKGGFRLYARHGEATLGEDQPYLNFDSCFTQRNLSDRGRRQALYYGAALRNLQIPISYPIVASPFCRTKETAQLAFGSTNVQMDPFWIEIYKLNRNLSNIEQKRILDSLRTVLEIKPPYGSNQVIIAHSFPKGIGLGQIPHMGTVIVWPKGQGKGYEIFDKLSLSDWG, encoded by the coding sequence TTGAGGAGATTAATCCTTGATTTACTTAGAAAAGGTGGATTTAGATTATATGCTAGGCACGGGGAAGCAACACTGGGAGAAGATCAGCCTTATTTAAATTTCGATTCGTGCTTTACCCAAAGAAATCTTTCAGATAGGGGAAGGAGACAGGCTCTTTACTACGGAGCTGCTCTCCGTAATTTGCAAATTCCTATCAGTTACCCAATTGTAGCGAGTCCTTTTTGCAGAACAAAAGAAACGGCCCAATTGGCATTCGGCAGTACAAATGTGCAAATGGATCCCTTTTGGATTGAAATTTATAAGTTGAACAGAAACTTGTCAAATATAGAACAAAAAAGAATCTTAGACTCCCTTCGTACCGTGTTAGAAATTAAACCCCCATATGGAAGCAATCAGGTTATTATCGCTCACAGTTTTCCAAAGGGTATTGGGCTTGGGCAAATCCCACATATGGGAACAGTAATTGTTTGGCCTAAGGGACAAGGAAAAGGCTATGAAATCTTCGATAAATTATCTTTATCAGATTGGGGGTGA
- a CDS encoding spermidine synthase, giving the protein MIDVTQLIWIGAGAGIILLIEALGWFYWRIWGKPSIREYVSEEEEPDGEYQIIKRVKTPTQRIALVKHQDELLIYSNGDVMFGTTEDDEIYAEALIHVPMAAAGKRESILIIGGGGGITTREALKYPEVNKITTVDIDEIMMDFGKNLEPLVKFNKGSLNHPKVKTVIEDGRKFVEENHEKWDAIFIDIPEPSGECPELSRLFSLEFFKLLKERLEPDGVVNISCPSLAYIPDYLWSVHATLTAAGFHVLPYHFDVISEYEDDYGFCMATNRPIFPDEITIRIPTRYLSKARVQDMFYIPYNYNKYWSNNKIQTDSNLALAEIVDDWDD; this is encoded by the coding sequence ATGATTGATGTAACCCAACTTATATGGATTGGTGCAGGTGCCGGTATTATACTTCTTATTGAAGCTTTAGGGTGGTTTTATTGGCGAATTTGGGGTAAACCTTCTATTCGCGAATATGTATCAGAAGAAGAGGAGCCTGATGGTGAATACCAAATTATCAAACGGGTAAAAACACCGACACAACGAATCGCCCTTGTTAAACATCAAGATGAACTGCTTATATATTCGAATGGAGATGTAATGTTTGGAACAACTGAAGACGATGAAATATATGCTGAAGCATTAATACATGTACCAATGGCAGCTGCGGGTAAACGGGAGTCCATTCTGATAATTGGCGGCGGTGGGGGAATTACAACAAGAGAAGCTCTTAAGTATCCAGAAGTAAATAAGATCACGACAGTAGATATAGACGAAATTATGATGGATTTTGGTAAAAATTTGGAACCGCTCGTTAAATTTAATAAAGGTTCATTGAATCACCCCAAAGTAAAAACGGTGATAGAAGACGGACGAAAATTTGTTGAAGAAAATCATGAGAAATGGGATGCCATTTTCATAGATATTCCTGAACCGAGCGGGGAATGTCCGGAACTAAGCCGGCTCTTCAGTTTGGAATTTTTTAAGCTTTTAAAAGAAAGATTGGAACCAGATGGCGTGGTTAATATCTCTTGTCCTTCGTTAGCCTATATACCTGATTACCTCTGGAGTGTACATGCCACCTTAACAGCAGCAGGATTTCATGTCTTGCCTTATCATTTCGATGTAATCTCAGAATATGAAGATGACTACGGGTTTTGTATGGCAACAAACCGCCCCATTTTTCCAGATGAAATAACCATTCGTATTCCTACACGTTACCTATCAAAAGCGAGAGTTCAGGATATGTTCTATATTCCTTATAACTATAATAAATACTGGTCAAATAATAAAATTCAAACAGATAGTAATCTAGCTCTTGCCGAAATTGTTGATGATTGGGATGATTAA
- a CDS encoding YdeI/OmpD-associated family protein yields MEKSIAEKLNLQKYEKAAVLNLPEGTDYLAELEDYDTDLTSSSYDLIFAFVLDLKSLKALVDRIIEKNILNKNGYIYLAYPKKGNKVYPTFIHRDELLGGLGADANGYIGSSNVKFARMVGLDDVFTVVGLKEDAKSKHQTSTKASQCVDDYIELIPQIEKDLEDTPEQLAIYQLLSPGYRKDWARFVYSAKQEETRAKRREEMKIILAAGYKSRDLYRRDHS; encoded by the coding sequence ATGGAAAAATCTATTGCTGAAAAGCTAAACCTACAAAAATATGAAAAGGCAGCAGTACTAAATCTACCTGAAGGTACAGATTATTTAGCGGAACTAGAAGATTATGATACAGACCTTACCAGCAGTTCGTACGATCTTATTTTTGCCTTTGTGTTAGATCTAAAGTCCTTAAAGGCATTAGTTGATCGGATAATTGAAAAAAATATCCTAAACAAAAATGGCTATATTTATTTGGCCTATCCAAAAAAGGGCAATAAAGTATATCCTACGTTTATTCATCGTGATGAATTATTAGGTGGTTTGGGCGCAGATGCAAATGGATATATTGGGTCTAGCAACGTTAAATTTGCCCGGATGGTAGGGTTAGATGATGTATTTACAGTTGTTGGTCTCAAGGAGGATGCCAAAAGCAAACATCAGACATCCACAAAAGCAAGTCAGTGCGTAGATGATTATATCGAGCTTATTCCGCAAATTGAAAAAGACCTCGAAGATACACCTGAACAGCTAGCCATCTATCAATTACTTTCTCCAGGTTACCGGAAAGATTGGGCCAGGTTTGTGTATAGTGCCAAGCAGGAAGAAACTAGAGCCAAACGCCGTGAGGAAATGAAAATAATACTGGCTGCCGGTTACAAGAGCCGCGATCTTTATCGCAGGGATCATTCATAA
- a CDS encoding PTS transporter subunit EIIC — protein sequence MKNAFFEQAQRFGKSFMLPIAVLPAAGLLLGIGGAFSNPATIQAYPFLNQPSLQAIFLVMSSAGNIIFANLAIIFAVGVAIGLARSDKGTAALAAVLGYLVMNATINAMLNITGNLAQENLAQVGQGTILGIQTLETGVFGGVVLGLMTYFLHQRYNKIELPRFLGFFGGSRFIPIVTSFASILLGIVLYYIWPIIQSGIFSLGGLVEATGYIGTLIYGFVLRMLGPFGLHHIFYIPFWTTSLGGSMIIDGNLVEGTQRIFFAQLAQADVEQFYIGTARFMAGRHITMMFGLLGACLAMYHTAKPENKKKVAGLMLSAGLTSFLTGITEPIEFSFLFIAPILYVIHAFYDGLAFMMAHIFEITIGQTFSGGFIDFLLFGVLQGIDKTNWIMVPIIGVPWFFLYYFTFRFMIKKFDYKTPGREIEEAESVSYTKSERAVAIINGLGGEANIKDVDACATRLRVSVHEADLVKKDDLMKTGAKGVVASGTGVQVIYGPEVTTIKNQVEEALGDKKE from the coding sequence ATGAAAAATGCTTTCTTTGAGCAGGCACAACGATTTGGGAAATCCTTTATGCTTCCGATTGCCGTGCTCCCAGCCGCTGGATTGTTGCTGGGAATCGGCGGAGCCTTCAGTAATCCGGCAACGATTCAGGCCTATCCATTTTTGAATCAGCCGTCTCTTCAAGCGATCTTTTTAGTTATGTCTTCAGCGGGAAACATTATTTTTGCCAATTTAGCAATTATCTTCGCAGTTGGGGTTGCGATCGGACTTGCAAGGTCTGATAAAGGAACAGCAGCCTTAGCAGCTGTACTAGGTTACCTGGTTATGAATGCAACTATTAATGCTATGCTGAATATAACGGGGAACCTGGCCCAAGAGAATCTGGCTCAAGTCGGACAAGGTACAATCCTTGGTATTCAAACACTAGAAACAGGTGTATTTGGCGGGGTTGTTTTAGGTTTAATGACTTACTTTCTTCATCAGAGATACAATAAAATCGAATTGCCGCGGTTCCTTGGATTTTTTGGGGGATCTAGGTTTATTCCGATTGTTACTTCATTTGCATCGATCTTATTAGGTATTGTTCTTTATTATATTTGGCCAATTATACAGTCAGGGATCTTTTCTTTAGGCGGGCTTGTAGAGGCTACAGGCTATATCGGAACATTAATCTATGGATTTGTTTTACGTATGTTAGGTCCATTTGGTTTGCATCATATTTTTTATATTCCTTTTTGGACAACAAGTCTTGGCGGATCCATGATTATTGACGGGAACCTGGTAGAAGGAACCCAACGGATCTTCTTTGCCCAGCTGGCTCAGGCCGATGTAGAGCAATTCTACATTGGAACCGCCCGTTTTATGGCCGGAAGACATATTACGATGATGTTTGGTCTTCTTGGTGCCTGCTTAGCGATGTATCATACAGCTAAACCGGAAAATAAAAAGAAGGTTGCCGGCCTAATGCTTTCAGCAGGATTAACCTCATTTCTTACAGGCATTACAGAACCTATCGAATTTTCCTTTTTATTTATTGCCCCAATTTTGTATGTAATCCATGCCTTTTATGATGGTCTTGCTTTTATGATGGCTCATATTTTTGAAATAACAATCGGGCAAACCTTTTCCGGTGGTTTTATAGATTTCCTTTTATTCGGTGTCCTGCAAGGGATTGATAAAACAAACTGGATTATGGTCCCAATTATTGGGGTCCCATGGTTTTTCCTTTACTATTTCACTTTTAGGTTTATGATAAAGAAGTTTGATTATAAAACACCTGGGCGTGAGATTGAAGAGGCTGAATCAGTGTCATACACAAAATCAGAAAGAGCTGTAGCTATAATTAACGGACTGGGTGGAGAAGCAAACATTAAAGATGTAGATGCCTGTGCAACCCGTCTGCGTGTAAGTGTTCATGAAGCAGATCTTGTGAAGAAGGATGATTTGATGAAAACAGGAGCAAAAGGTGTGGTAGCAAGCGGTACAGGAGTTCAGGTTATTTATGGTCCTGAAGTAACCACGATTAAAAATCAAGTTGAGGAAGCGTTAGGAGATAAAAAAGAATGA
- a CDS encoding N-acetylmannosamine-6-phosphate 2-epimerase, whose protein sequence is MRIFEQLDKQLIVSCQALEDEPLHSPEIMGKMALAAMQGGAKGIRANSVADIKAIQKQVNLPIIGIIKQDYNDSHIYITPTIKEVDALLNADVEIIAMDATSRKRPNNEKLEDIVRYAKQKRPEVALMADISSLEDAVRAEALGFDCISTTLVGYTDETEGNNIANEEFALLKEIKAAVSKPVIAEGKIDTPEKAAKALQNGADFVVVGSAITRPQLITKTFVDAIKEHS, encoded by the coding sequence ATGAGGATATTTGAACAACTGGACAAACAACTGATTGTGTCTTGTCAGGCGTTGGAGGATGAACCGCTGCACTCCCCGGAGATTATGGGGAAAATGGCTTTAGCCGCGATGCAGGGAGGTGCAAAGGGTATTCGGGCCAACTCAGTCGCAGATATCAAAGCTATTCAAAAACAAGTCAATCTCCCTATCATCGGGATTATTAAACAAGATTATAATGACAGCCATATTTACATCACCCCGACGATTAAGGAAGTAGACGCATTATTGAATGCAGATGTAGAAATTATCGCGATGGATGCGACGAGCCGTAAACGCCCTAATAATGAAAAGCTTGAAGATATTGTCCGCTATGCTAAACAAAAGCGGCCAGAGGTAGCATTAATGGCTGATATTTCATCACTTGAAGACGCAGTTCGGGCTGAAGCGTTAGGCTTTGATTGCATCTCTACTACTCTCGTGGGCTATACCGATGAAACAGAAGGAAATAATATTGCGAATGAAGAATTCGCACTTTTAAAGGAAATCAAGGCAGCTGTATCGAAGCCTGTAATTGCGGAAGGTAAAATTGATACACCTGAAAAAGCGGCAAAGGCACTGCAAAATGGAGCCGATTTTGTAGTGGTTGGAAGTGCCATTACACGTCCGCAATTAATTACGAAAACCTTTGTGGATGCTATTAAAGAGCATAGCTAA